Proteins encoded in a region of the Carassius auratus strain Wakin unplaced genomic scaffold, ASM336829v1 scaf_tig00217361, whole genome shotgun sequence genome:
- the LOC113100847 gene encoding LOW QUALITY PROTEIN: protocadherin-18-like (The sequence of the model RefSeq protein was modified relative to this genomic sequence to represent the inferred CDS: deleted 1 base in 1 codon) has protein sequence MKCTTSEDLSCFNIHRTIHQPVFSLRGISTLRTASKMGTTKHSSDRNVLFCQTLLKLILLAAVAHNVSGKTLKYKVLEEQRVGTVIARLKEDVAGILSKLPSSVSPSFRAMQRGSTPLLSVREEDGEISIATKIDREKLCEKNLNCTIEFDVITLPTEYLQLFHIQVEVLDINDNAPQFSRAIIPIEISESASVGTRFPLDSALDPDVGENALHSYSLTRNNFFKIDIRTRTDGAKYADLVVMRELDRETQSSYQLQLTASDSGVPPKSGSTLLKISISDSNDNSPTFDEQAYVVNLLENSPLGTLLVDLNATDPDEGNNGKIVYSFSSHVPPKILETFKINPDNGHITLIKKVDYETTSSYEIDVQAQDMGPNSIPGHCKIIIKVVDVNDNKPKININLMTQGKEEVAYISEASPVDTFIALVRIDDSDSGLNGEVVCRLHGHGHFRLQKTYENNYMILTNVSLDREKRSEYSLTVIAEDRGSPSLSTIKHFTVQVQDENDNPPRFEKSRYEIFKSENNSPGAYLTSVVATDPDLGSNGQVTYSVVESQVQGSSISTYVTIDPSNGAVYALRSFDREEVSRLSFTVQARDGAGPAFLSSNTTVFLTVLDENDNPPIIVAPQLINHTAEVPLWRHAEPGHLVTIIKATDRDAGANSELTCSIISGNDEGLFVIEPRRCELRTNGSLEASGREGFDLAILVQDRGASIRLSARAVLHISLRDYPESYSLNPSDINNQSTLDLSMIIIISLGAICGVLLIVMVMFATRCSREQKDPRHSYNCRVAESTYQNHPKKPARQIHKGDITLVPTVNGTLPVRAHPRSPSASPAPESRQSHHSRQSLNSLVTISSNHVPENFALELAHATPPVEQVSQLLSILHQGQYQPRPSFRGNKYTRSYRYALNEMDKFSLKDSGRGDSEAGDSDCEMGRESPLLGEGFSELFTPDGHHRLHPTMKLCTEECRVLGHSDQCWMPPLPSPASSDYRSNLYIPGEDPQQKATPEAAQSGESTLRKKSFSTFGKESEEEEGEAGDGEDLCGTTSLLSEMNSVFQRLLPSSLDNYNETNETEKVTACAAGVGSLERRKGHLPGKPSPATFQQNVAVWAANTHFQNPGHGHAPASHMTALVAPLPAPLPAPMAASASSSKWLPAMEEIPENHEEDELESVLGHLHGKRCDSRSEIMDASELVAEINKLLQDVRQS, from the exons ATGAAATGCACAACATCTGAAGATTTATCATGCTTTAATATACATCGTACAATCCACCAGCCAGTTTTCTCTCTGCGTGGAATAAGTACTTTGCGCACGGCTTCAAAGATGGGAACAACTAAACACTCCAGCGACAGGAATGTACTGTTTTGCCAGACGCTTCTTAAACTTATACTTCTGGCGGCCGTTGCGCACAACGTTTCGGGGAAgactttaaaatacaaagttttgGAGGAGCAGAGAGTA GGCACGGTGATCGCCAGACTGAAAGAGGATGTAGCCGGTATCTTATCCAAACTCCCGAGCTCAGTGTCCCCAAGCTTCCGCGCGATGCAGAGAGGCAGCACCCCTCTACTCTCCGTGCGCGAGGAGGACGGAGAGATCAGCATCGCCACCAAAATCGACCGCGAGAAGCTCTGCGAGAAAAACTTGAACTGCACCATTGAGTTCGACGTGATCACGCTACCAACGGAATACCTCCAACTGTTTCACATTCAAGTGGAAGTGTTGGACATCAATGACAATGCTCCGCAGTTCTCGCGCGCCATCATCCCCATAGAGATATCAGAGAGCGCGTCTGTGGGCACACGCTTCCCTTTGGACAGCGCGTTGGATCCGGATGTCGGAGAAAACGCGCTACACTCCTACTCACTCACTCGGAATAACTTTTTCAAAATCGATATCAGGACGCGTACGGATGGCGCAAAGTACGCAGACCTCGTTGTGATGAGGGAACTTGACAGGGAAACACAATCCAGCTACCAACTACAACTCACAGCATCAGACTCTGGCGTGCCGCCGAAATCTGGCTCGACTTTGCTTAAAATCAGCATATCTGATTCCAACGATAATAGCCCGACATTTGACGAGCAGGCTTACGTGGTCAACCTCCTGGAAAATTCACCACTGGGGACGCTACTGGTGGACCTGAACGCCACAGACCCGGATGAAGGCAATAATGGAAAAATTGTGTACTCTTTCAGCAGCCACGTGCCACCCAAAATCCTAGAGACCTTTAAAATTAACCCAGATAATGGCCACATCACTCTGATAAAGAAAGTTGATTATGAAACAACTTCTTCATACGAAATAGATGTGCAAGCTCAGGATATGGGTCCCAACTCCATTCCAGGCCACTGTAAAATAATCATCAAAGTGGTTGACGTCAACGACAACAAGCCAAAAATCAACATCAACCTTATGACTCAGGGCAAAGAGGAGGTGGCCTACATCTCAGAGGCCTCCCCTGTCGATACCTTCATCGCATTAGTGCGCATCGATGACAGCGACTCAGGTCTAAACGGTGAGGTTGTGTGCCGTCTACATGGCCACGGGCATTTTCGCTTGCAGAAGACCTACGAGAACAACTACATGATTCTCACTAATGTGTCTCTGGACCGTGAGAAACGCTCTGAATATAGCCTGACGGTAATCGCTGAAGATCGCGGCTCGCCAAGCCTATCCACCATCAAACACTTCACGGTGCAGGTGCAAGATGAAAACGACAACCCTCCACGCTTCGAAAAGAGCCGGTATGAAATCTTCAAGTCTGAGAACAATTCGCCCGGGGCATATCTAACGTCAGTGGTGGCAACCGACCCAGATTTGGGCTCTAATGGTCAGGTGACATACTCAGTTGTGGAGAGCCAGGTTCAAGGTAGCTCCATTTCAACCTATGTGACCATTGACCCATCTAATGGGGCTGTGTATGCTCTCCGAAGCTTTGATCGGGAAGAGGTCAGCCGGCTTTCGTTCACCGTGCAGGCGCGGGATGGTGCAGGCCCAGCTTTTCTGAGCAGCAACACCACGGTTTTTCTCACTGTACTAGATGAAAATGACAACCCACCTATCATTGTTGCTCCCCAACTAATCAACCACACAGCTGAGGTTCCACTATGGCGGCACGCAGAGCCTGGTCATCTGGTGACAATCATCAAGGCTACAGATCGTGATGCAGGGGCCAACAGCGAGCTGACTTGCTCCATCATCAGTGGTAATGACGAGGGACTCTTTGTCATTGAACCTCGCAGATGTGAGTTACGAACCAATGGAAGCTTGGAGGCCTCGGGGCGGGAGGGATTTGATCTTGCAATCCTGGTGCAAGACAGAGGGGCGTCAATTCGTCTCTCAGCAAGGGCCGTTCTGCACATTAGCCTGCGGGACTATCCAGAAAGCTACTCCCTAAACCCTTCAGACATTAACAACCAATCGACCCTAGACCTGTCTATGATCATTATCATCTCCCTTGGAGCCATCTGTGGAGTGCTTCTCATCGTTATGGTAATGTTCGCAACCAGGTGCTCAAGAGAGCAGAAGGACCCAAGACATTCCTATAACTGCAGAGTGGCTGAGTCTACCTACCAAAACCATCCCAAAAAACCTGCCCGGCAGATCCACAAGGGCGATATCACTTTGGTCCCCACGGTTAATGGGACCCTGCCTGTTAGGGCCCATCCTCGCTCCCCTTCAGCCTCACCTGCTCCAGAGAGCCGCCAGAGCCACCACAGCCGCCAATCACTCAACAGCCTGGTTACCATCTCCTCCAATCACGTGCCAGAGAACTTCGCCCTAGAACTCGCTCATGCCACACCACCTGTCGAg CAAGTCTCACAGCTTCTGTCCATACTTCATCAGGGCCAGTACCAACCCAGACCCAGTTTCCGTGGCAACAAATACACCCGGAGCTACAG GTATGCTTTGAATGAAATGGATAAGTTCAGCCTAAAGGACAGTGGAAGAGGAGACAGTGAGGCAGGAGACAGTGATTGTGAGATGGGAAGAGAGTCTCCTCTACTTGGAGAAGGCTTCAGTGAGCTCTTCACTCCTGATGGACATCACCGACTGCATCCGA CGATGAAGCTGTGCACCGAAGAGTGTCGTGTCCTCGGTCACTCTGACCAGTGCTGGATGCCCCCGTTGCCTTCCCCGGCCTCCTCTGATTACCGCAGCAACCTCTACATCCCTGGAGAAGACCCTCAACAGAAAGCCACCCCAGAAGCAGCGCAATCCGGCGAGTCAACTCTGAGGAAAAAGAGTTTCTCCACATTTGGCAAGGAGAGcgaggaggaagagggggaggCAGGTGATGGGGAAGACCTGTGTGGAACGACTTCCCTGCTGTCCGAAATGAACAGCGTGTTCCAGAGGCTCCTCCCCTCCTCGCTGGATAATTACAACGAGACTAATGAAACTGAAAAGGTAACAGCCTGTGCCGCTGGGGTTGGATCGTTGGAAAGAAGGAAGGGTCACTTGCCTGGTAAACCAAGCCCTGCGACTTTTCAGCAGAACGTGGCGGTTTGGGCTGCTAATACGCATTTCCAAAATCCCGGACATGGCCACGCCCCTGCAAGTCACATGACAGCCCTGGTGGCTCCGCTCCCCGCCCCTCTGCCAGCTCCCATGGCAGCATCAGCTTCCTCTTCAAAATGGCTGCCAGCGATGGAGGAGATTCCTGAGAACCATGAGGAAGATGAGTTAGAGTCTGTGCTCGGGCATCTGCACGGCAAGCGCTGCGACAGTCGCAGCGAAATTATGGATGCCAGCGAGCTGGTTGCAGAAATCAACAAACTCCTTCAAGATGTCCGGCAAAGTTAA